In Ipomoea triloba cultivar NCNSP0323 chromosome 7, ASM357664v1, a single genomic region encodes these proteins:
- the LOC116026124 gene encoding F-box/LRR-repeat protein At1g55660-like has protein sequence MARRRRRLKIVEDASRDLISELPVEVKDRILEYLPTRDAARTALLSRQWNDVWLQHERLAFDSEFVQNFQQSQDDEGRTLVNIINNILFSRAVPVKKFTLHIDTAYDPSPSPQQSDIDRLCLFLSSNGVEELNLSLYSNQEPDYQLPFCLLSCKTIKKLIVEGPFIDLPVNACGIFSNVTSLEFLHVEFKRGVNGIASSISIPKLEKLALEHCRGINKFEISPPKLEILSVINCMGDVVESRWLAPHLKAIKTLWLCGYSLKCMNVSMFSTAINLRVLKLYELDFGCRRQLIVSMVLLQKCPNLCELRIMAHKLGWKDDMTMNDAALRLLEDRNSCLYSQELHMLNTIKIEAFSHQSALEMLFMKTLLLKSPALERVVIVKSWRMNASEVRKIQRKLECFPRASPNAQIVCTGNDYARMSKDWMDTHGIRLVE, from the exons ATGGCTCGACGTCGTCGGCGACTCAAAATCGTAGAGGATGCAAGTAGGGATTTAATAAGTGAGCTGCCGGTAGAGGTAAAGGACAGAATTTTGGAGTATTTGCCGACCCGAGATGCCGCCAGAACTGCTCTGCTCTCAAGGCAATGGAATGATGTTTGGTTGCAGCATGAGCGGCTTGCGTTCGATTCCGAATTCGTGCAAAATTTCCAACAGTCCCAAGATGATGAAGGTAGAACCCTCGTGAACATAATCAATAATATCCTCTTTTCCCGTGCTGTTCCTGTTAAGAAATTTACTCTGCATATAGACACTGCATATGATCCTTCGCCCTCGCCGCAGCAATCTGATATTGATAGGTTGTGTCTTTTTCTCTCAAGTAATGGTGTGGAGGAACTTAACTTATCTTTATATAGTAATCAAGAGCCAGATTATCAGCTGCCATTTTGTTTACTCTCTTGCAAGACAATTAAGAAACTGATTGTGGAAGGTCCTTTTATTGATTTGCCTGTAAATGCTTGTGGTATATTTTCCAATGTCACTTCATTAGAGTTCTTGCATGTTGAATTTAAGCGTGGTGTTAATGGAATTGCCTCTAGTATTAGTATTCCTAAGCTTGAGAAGCTGGCTCTCGAGCATTGTAGAGGGATCAATAAATTTGAGATCAGCCCTCCAAAGCTTGAAATCTTGTCTGTTATTAATTGTATGGGTGATGTGGTTGAGTCGAGATGGTTGGCACCGCATTTGAAAGCCATTAAGACTCTTTGGTTGTGTGGCTATTCGTTGAAG TGTATGAATGTATCTATGTTTTCAACTGCAATAAATCTGCGAGTGCTGAAGCTATATGAATTAGATTTTGGTTGTCGGAGGCAGCTCATCGTTTCTATGGTATTGCTTCAAAAATGCCCCAACCTATGTGAACTGCGGATTATGGCACATAAG TTAGGTTGGAAGGATGACATGACAATGAACGATGCTGCTTTAAGGCTTTTGGAGGATCGAAACAGTTGCTTGTATAGTCAAGAGCTGCATATGCTTAACACAATTAAGATTGAAGCATTCAGTCATCAATCCGCACTCGAAATGCTTTTTATGAAAACGCTGCTATTGAAATCCCCTGCGCTAGAGAGAGTTGTTATAGTGAAGTCTTGGCGTATGAATGCCTCCGAGGTGAGAAAAATCCAAAGGAAGTTGGAATGCTTCCCTCGTGCATCTCCAAACGCACAAATTGTCTGCACTGGCAATGACTATGCGCGTATGAGTAAGGACTGGATGGATACCCATGGTATTAGGCTTGTAGAATAG